The Brachyhypopomus gauderio isolate BG-103 chromosome 2, BGAUD_0.2, whole genome shotgun sequence genome contains a region encoding:
- the LOC143500519 gene encoding LOW QUALITY PROTEIN: C5a anaphylatoxin chemotactic receptor 1-like (The sequence of the model RefSeq protein was modified relative to this genomic sequence to represent the inferred CDS: deleted 1 base in 1 codon): protein MEDYKDYDSEFDFDSLYRNSTPHPCITFKNCSFHLEGGVSVVGWRHTFALVCYGLVFLLGVPGNGLVVWVTAFRMARSVNALWFMHLALADLLCCLSLPLIMVPLAQDQHWPFGLVACKVLPGLLYMLMFCSVLLLTLISLDRWLLVSQPAWCQNWRHPRWASWACLSAWGLSLLASIPQFIHTNLDVQSSKTKCMSGYNSQAEAWGVVVSRVLLSFLLPLVVIAISHWLVYRRAGHGPGQQCNQRSARTLRVILAVVLSFFLCWTPLHVVDIAEVALYHDGLDSKANLRLAQVLALCLAYFNSCLNPLLYVCLGRSFRESITKSLRSVLQFASEEPSHRPSMLANTKSTTDTNMHATLHKPS from the exons ATGGAAGACTACAAAGACTACGACTctgaatttgactttgacagctTGTACAGGAACTCCACGCCGCATCCCTGCATCACGTTCAAAAACTGCTCCTTCCACCTGGAGGGTGGCGTGTCTGTCGTGGGCTGGCGCCACACCTTTGCTCTGGTCTGCTACGGCCTCGTCTTCCTGTTGGGCGTGCCCGGCAACGgcctggtggtgtgggtgacGGCGTTCCGGATGGCACGCTCGGTGAACGCACTGTGGTTCATGCACCTGGCTCTGGCCGACCTGCTGTGCTGCCTGTCACTGCCCCTGATCATGGTGCCCCTGGCGCAGGACCAGCACTGGCCCTTTGGCTTGGTGGCCTGTAAGGTCTTGCCCGGTCTGCTCTACATGTTGATGTTCTGCAGCGTGCTCCTCCTGACCCTCATCAGCCTGGACCGCTGGCTACTGGTGTCCCAGCCGGCCTGGTGCCAGAACTGGAGGCATCCGCGCTGGGCGAGCTGGGCGTGCCTCTCCGCCTGGGGCCTCTCCCTGCTGGCCAGCATCCCACAGTTCATCCACACAAATCTGGATGTGCAGAGCTCCAAGACCAAGTGCATGTCTGGCTACAACAGCCAGGCGGAGGCCTGGGGCGTCGTGGTCAGCCGTGTCCTGCTCAGCTTCCTGCTGCCACTCGTGGTCATCGCCATCAGTCACTGGCTCGTGTACCGGAGGGCGGGACACGGGCCGGGCCAGCAGTGCAACCAGCGATCAGCGCGCACCCTGCGGGTGATCCTCGCTGTGGTGCTCAGCTTCTTCCTGTGCTGGACGCCACTGCATGTGGTGGACATCGCCGAGGTGGCACTGTACCACGATGGATTGGACAGCAAGGCCAACCTGCGCCTGGCCCAGGTGCTGGCTCTCTGCCTGGCTTACTTCAACAGCTGCCTGAACCCGCTGCTCTACGTCTGCCTGGGGCGGAGCTTCCGCGAGAGCATCACCAAGTCTCTTCGGAGTGTGCTCCAGTTCGCCTCGGAGGAGCCGTCGCACAGGCCA AGCATGTTGGCCAACACCAAGAGCACCACTGACACCAACATGCATGCAACATTGCACAAACCCAGCTGA
- the LOC143500511 gene encoding C5a anaphylatoxin chemotactic receptor 1-like produces MDDYEDYDSEFDFDSLYRNFTPHPCITFKNCSFHLEGGVSVVGWRHTFALVCYGLVFLLGVPGNGLVVWVTAFRMARSVNALWFMHLALADLLCCLSLPLIMVPLAQDQHWPFGQVACKVLPGLLYMLMFCSVLLLTLISLDRWLLVSQPAWCQNWRHPRWASWACLSAWGLSLLAGIPQFTHTMLDKHNSKTKCMSGYYSQAEAWGFVVSRVLLGFLLPFLVIATSHWRVYRRAGRGPGRQHNQRSARTLRVILAVVLSFFLCWTPLHTVDIAEVALYHDGLDSKANLRLAQVLALCLAYFNSCLNPLLYVCLGRSFRESITKSLRSVLQFASEEPSRGHSMTANTKSTTDTNMHATLHKPS; encoded by the coding sequence ATGGATGACTACGAAGACTACGACTctgaatttgactttgacagctTGTACAGGAACTTCACGCCGCATCCCTGCATCACGTTCAAAAACTGCTCCTTCCACCTGGAGGGTGGCGTGTCTGTCGTGGGCTGGCGCCACACCTTTGCTCTGGTCTGCTACGGCCTCGTCTTCCTGTTGGGCGTGCCCGGCAATGgcctggtggtgtgggtgacGGCGTTCCGGATGGCACGCTCGGTGAACGCACTGTGGTTCATGCACCTGGCTCTGGCCGACCTGCTGTGCTGCCTGTCACTGCCCCTGATCATGGTGCCCCTGGCGCAGGACCAGCACTGGCCCTTTGGCCAGGTGGCCTGTAAGGTCTTGCCCGGCCTGCTCTACATGTTAATGTTCTGCAGCGTGCTCCTCCTGACCCTCATCAGCCTGGACCGCTGGCTACTGGTGTCCCAGCCGGCCTGGTGCCAGAACTGGAGGCATCCGCGCTGGGCGAGCTGGGCGTGCCTCTCCGCCTGGGGCCTCTCCCTGCTGGCTGGCATCCCACAGTTCACCCACACCATGCTGGATAAGCACAACTCCAAGACCAAGTGCATGTCTGGCTACTACAGCCAGGCAGAGGCCTGGGGCTTTGTGGTCAGCCGCGTCCTGCTCGGCTTTCTACTGCCCTTCCTGGTCATTGCCACCAGTCACTGGCGCGTGTACCGGAGGGCGGGGCGCGGGCCGGGCCGGCAGCACAACCAGCGATCGGCGCGCACCCTGCGGGTGATCCTCGCCGTGGTGCTCAGCTTCTTCCTGTGCTGGACGCCACTGCACACGGTGGACATCGCCGAGGTGGCACTGTACCACGATGGGTTGGACAGCAAGGCCAATCTGCGCCTGGCCCAGGTGCTGGCTCTCTGCCTGGCTTACTTCAACAGCTGCCTGAACCCGCTGCTCTACGTCTGCCTGGGGCGGAGCTTCCGCGAGAGCATCACCAAGTCTCTTCGGAGTGTGCTCCAGTTCGCCTCGGAGGAGCCGTCGCGCGGGCACAGCATGACTGCCAACACCAAGAGCACCACTGACACCAACATGCATGCAACATTGCACAAACCCAGCTGA